In the genome of Geotrypetes seraphini chromosome 16, aGeoSer1.1, whole genome shotgun sequence, one region contains:
- the IL27RA gene encoding interleukin-27 receptor subunit alpha isoform X2, translating to MRYGGHFAYHLLLLLPTIILDSGTLIVASGLQCFFKGRCGDMNCTWNSGRELVMDGTYTLNFRSVKYTSAGQGGVVPFLQGQQWVLVPRRNLTCSDRYEVWVEGPASDSSVTLGHGMFSMEKIEKTDPPVLVVEISEVSSEVIVTWKTGHESEDHLHSHFQLRYRECGTQNWTWVNEEDIEPGSYEFSHLEAFTEYEVQIRHVLQKRNELKSDWSQPVVFWSPAAAPVGLVDFWWYLDKGFSSLTVLWKELEPKAAKSHNVTYVVSYQERGAHGSSISSIMVSCCNIILPISVQYICVSAANSMGRSQMANLSLEHSDFPPPEGIKAKGSHVDLHVFWKPCRRIPQEYVVQWSEAANRSAATIRWKRVVPTNHDVILTDGFQPQVPYLVSVYGLYLHGYAGPASAVGYVKEGEPSVGPNITVQSVSPNQVLVLWDDIPLLQQRGVITHYTIYTRSKESQVLRSENVSVGRNSSLLNVHPSTSYQLWMSASTSEGEGRKSYMEFTSQDAVLLPVILVPLTLIFVILCILVLLFHQRIWDVGRWILPEWCWQNIPDPMHSKITIQSQYKVLIFLSRVM from the exons ATGAGGTATGGTGGTCACTTTGCCTACCACCTCCTGCTGCTGCTCCCCACCATCATCTTAGACAGTG GTACTCTCATTGTTGCCTCAGGATTGCAGTGTTTTTTCAAGGGAAGATGTGGAGACATGAATTGTACTTGGAACTCAGGGAGGGAGCTTGTAATGGATGGCACTTACACTCTTAATTTTCGTAGTGTGAAATA CACCTCTGCTGGGCAGGGGGGCGTAGTCCCTTTTCTACAAGGGCAGCAGTGGGTGCTGGTCCCGAGAAGAAACCTGACTTGCTCTGATCGGTATGAGGTGTGGGTGGAAGGCCCTGCCAGTGACAGCAGCGTGACATTAGGGCATGGGATGTTTTCCATGGAGAAGATAG AAAAAACAGACCCACCTGTGCTGGTTGTGGAAATCTCTGAGGTTTCCTCAGAAGTGATAGTGACCTGGAAGACTGGTCATGAATCTGAGGACCATCTGCATTCACACTTTCAGCTCCGCTACAGGGAATGTGGGACCCAGAATTGGACCTGG GTAAATGAGGAGGACATTGAACCAGGCTCTTATGAGTTTTCACACCTAGAGGCATTCACAGAGTATGAGGTGCAGATACGGCATGTCTTGCAAAAAAGAAATGAACTAAAAAGTGACTGGAGCCAGCCCGTTGTGTTCTGGAGCCCTGCAGCTG CTCCTGTTGGCCTGGTGGACTTCTGGTGGTACCTGGACAAAGGATTTTCTAGCCTAACAGTTCTTTGGAAG GAACTGGAACCCAAAGCAGCCAAGAGCCATAACGTAACCTACGTTGTGTCCTATCAGGAAAGAGGAGCGCATGGGAGCAGTATAAGTAGCATCATGGTATCCTGCTGTAACATCATCCTCCCCATCAGTGTGCAGTATATCTGTGTGTCGGCAGCCAATAGCATGGGCAGGTCCCAAATGGCCAACCTCAGCCTAGAGCATTCCG ATTTCCCACCACCTGAAGGGATTAAAGCTAAGGGGAGTCATGTTGATCTCCATGTTTTCTGGAAGCCCTGCAGGAGGATTCCGCAGGAGTATGTTGTGCAGTGGAGTGAAGCGGCCAACAGGAGTGCAGCCACGATACGCTGGAAACGCGTGGTCCCGACCAATCACGATGTCATACTGACTG ATGGCTTCCAGCCTCAGGTTCCTTATCTTGTTTCCGTATATGGGCTCTATCTTCACGGATACGCAGGACCAGCGTCTGCTGTGGGTTATGTTAAAGAAGGAG AGCCATCTGTGGGACCAAACATCACAGTTCAAAGTGTCTCTCCAAACCAAGTGTTGGTGCTCTGGGATGATATTCCATTACTTCAGCAGAGGGGTGTTATCACCCACTACACCATCTACACAAGGAGCAAAGAATCTCAGGTTCTGAGATCAGAGAATG TCTCTGTGGGAAGAAACTCCAGCCTCCTAAATGTCCATCCATCCACCAGCTACCAGCTCTGGATGTCCGCATCCAcgtctgaaggagagggaaggaagagctACATGGAGTTCACTAGTCAGG ATGCTGTTCTACTGCCAGTGATATTGGTCCCTTTAACTCTCATCTTTGTCATTCTCTGCATCCTGGTGTTACTTTTCCACCAGCG GATTTGGGACGTTGGCCGTTGGATTCTTCCCGAATGGTGTTGGCAGAATATCCCAGATCCAATGCATAGCAAGATAACCATCCAGTCCCAGTATAAGGTACTAATCTTCCTGAGCAGGGTGATGTAG
- the IL27RA gene encoding interleukin-27 receptor subunit alpha isoform X1, producing MRYGGHFAYHLLLLLPTIILDSGTLIVASGLQCFFKGRCGDMNCTWNSGRELVMDGTYTLNFRSVKYTSAGQGGVVPFLQGQQWVLVPRRNLTCSDRYEVWVEGPASDSSVTLGHGMFSMEKIEKTDPPVLVVEISEVSSEVIVTWKTGHESEDHLHSHFQLRYRECGTQNWTWVNEEDIEPGSYEFSHLEAFTEYEVQIRHVLQKRNELKSDWSQPVVFWSPAAAPVGLVDFWWYLDKGFSSLTVLWKELEPKAAKSHNVTYVVSYQERGAHGSSISSIMVSCCNIILPISVQYICVSAANSMGRSQMANLSLEHSDFPPPEGIKAKGSHVDLHVFWKPCRRIPQEYVVQWSEAANRSAATIRWKRVVPTNHDVILTDGFQPQVPYLVSVYGLYLHGYAGPASAVGYVKEGEPSVGPNITVQSVSPNQVLVLWDDIPLLQQRGVITHYTIYTRSKESQVLRSENVSVGRNSSLLNVHPSTSYQLWMSASTSEGEGRKSYMEFTSQDAVLLPVILVPLTLIFVILCILVLLFHQRIWDVGRWILPEWCWQNIPDPMHSKITIQSQYKDVDGSQTAFLQRLYLGVDTPDPPLIFVEDISEPATSLSGGVHGNQRGEGCEGSQAVLCQTKLTPSSTGPQDASNVPESWPLPPLIISGYEKHFMPSAEDLEQCS from the exons ATGAGGTATGGTGGTCACTTTGCCTACCACCTCCTGCTGCTGCTCCCCACCATCATCTTAGACAGTG GTACTCTCATTGTTGCCTCAGGATTGCAGTGTTTTTTCAAGGGAAGATGTGGAGACATGAATTGTACTTGGAACTCAGGGAGGGAGCTTGTAATGGATGGCACTTACACTCTTAATTTTCGTAGTGTGAAATA CACCTCTGCTGGGCAGGGGGGCGTAGTCCCTTTTCTACAAGGGCAGCAGTGGGTGCTGGTCCCGAGAAGAAACCTGACTTGCTCTGATCGGTATGAGGTGTGGGTGGAAGGCCCTGCCAGTGACAGCAGCGTGACATTAGGGCATGGGATGTTTTCCATGGAGAAGATAG AAAAAACAGACCCACCTGTGCTGGTTGTGGAAATCTCTGAGGTTTCCTCAGAAGTGATAGTGACCTGGAAGACTGGTCATGAATCTGAGGACCATCTGCATTCACACTTTCAGCTCCGCTACAGGGAATGTGGGACCCAGAATTGGACCTGG GTAAATGAGGAGGACATTGAACCAGGCTCTTATGAGTTTTCACACCTAGAGGCATTCACAGAGTATGAGGTGCAGATACGGCATGTCTTGCAAAAAAGAAATGAACTAAAAAGTGACTGGAGCCAGCCCGTTGTGTTCTGGAGCCCTGCAGCTG CTCCTGTTGGCCTGGTGGACTTCTGGTGGTACCTGGACAAAGGATTTTCTAGCCTAACAGTTCTTTGGAAG GAACTGGAACCCAAAGCAGCCAAGAGCCATAACGTAACCTACGTTGTGTCCTATCAGGAAAGAGGAGCGCATGGGAGCAGTATAAGTAGCATCATGGTATCCTGCTGTAACATCATCCTCCCCATCAGTGTGCAGTATATCTGTGTGTCGGCAGCCAATAGCATGGGCAGGTCCCAAATGGCCAACCTCAGCCTAGAGCATTCCG ATTTCCCACCACCTGAAGGGATTAAAGCTAAGGGGAGTCATGTTGATCTCCATGTTTTCTGGAAGCCCTGCAGGAGGATTCCGCAGGAGTATGTTGTGCAGTGGAGTGAAGCGGCCAACAGGAGTGCAGCCACGATACGCTGGAAACGCGTGGTCCCGACCAATCACGATGTCATACTGACTG ATGGCTTCCAGCCTCAGGTTCCTTATCTTGTTTCCGTATATGGGCTCTATCTTCACGGATACGCAGGACCAGCGTCTGCTGTGGGTTATGTTAAAGAAGGAG AGCCATCTGTGGGACCAAACATCACAGTTCAAAGTGTCTCTCCAAACCAAGTGTTGGTGCTCTGGGATGATATTCCATTACTTCAGCAGAGGGGTGTTATCACCCACTACACCATCTACACAAGGAGCAAAGAATCTCAGGTTCTGAGATCAGAGAATG TCTCTGTGGGAAGAAACTCCAGCCTCCTAAATGTCCATCCATCCACCAGCTACCAGCTCTGGATGTCCGCATCCAcgtctgaaggagagggaaggaagagctACATGGAGTTCACTAGTCAGG ATGCTGTTCTACTGCCAGTGATATTGGTCCCTTTAACTCTCATCTTTGTCATTCTCTGCATCCTGGTGTTACTTTTCCACCAGCG GATTTGGGACGTTGGCCGTTGGATTCTTCCCGAATGGTGTTGGCAGAATATCCCAGATCCAATGCATAGCAAGATAACCATCCAGTCCCAGTATAAG GATGTAGATGGATCCCAAACTGCCTTTCTGCAGCGCCTCTACCTGGGTGTGGACACCCCAGATCCACCCCTGATTTTTGTGGAGGATATCTCTGAACCTGCAACTTCTCTTTCTGGTGGTGTACATGGCAATCAGAGAGGTGAGGGGTGTGAAGGATCTCAGGCTGTCCTATGCCAGACCAAGCTCACTCCCAGTAGCACTGGACCTCAGGATGCTTCTAATGTGCCCGAGTCTTGGCCTTTGCCACCCCTTATCATTTCAGGATATGAGAAGCATTTTATGCCCTCAGCAGAGGACCTGGAGCAGTGCAGCTAA
- the IL27RA gene encoding interleukin-27 receptor subunit alpha isoform X3, with product MRYGGHFAYHLLLLLPTIILDSEKTDPPVLVVEISEVSSEVIVTWKTGHESEDHLHSHFQLRYRECGTQNWTWVNEEDIEPGSYEFSHLEAFTEYEVQIRHVLQKRNELKSDWSQPVVFWSPAAAPVGLVDFWWYLDKGFSSLTVLWKELEPKAAKSHNVTYVVSYQERGAHGSSISSIMVSCCNIILPISVQYICVSAANSMGRSQMANLSLEHSDFPPPEGIKAKGSHVDLHVFWKPCRRIPQEYVVQWSEAANRSAATIRWKRVVPTNHDVILTDGFQPQVPYLVSVYGLYLHGYAGPASAVGYVKEGEPSVGPNITVQSVSPNQVLVLWDDIPLLQQRGVITHYTIYTRSKESQVLRSENVSVGRNSSLLNVHPSTSYQLWMSASTSEGEGRKSYMEFTSQDAVLLPVILVPLTLIFVILCILVLLFHQRIWDVGRWILPEWCWQNIPDPMHSKITIQSQYKDVDGSQTAFLQRLYLGVDTPDPPLIFVEDISEPATSLSGGVHGNQRGEGCEGSQAVLCQTKLTPSSTGPQDASNVPESWPLPPLIISGYEKHFMPSAEDLEQCS from the exons ATGAGGTATGGTGGTCACTTTGCCTACCACCTCCTGCTGCTGCTCCCCACCATCATCTTAGACAGTG AAAAAACAGACCCACCTGTGCTGGTTGTGGAAATCTCTGAGGTTTCCTCAGAAGTGATAGTGACCTGGAAGACTGGTCATGAATCTGAGGACCATCTGCATTCACACTTTCAGCTCCGCTACAGGGAATGTGGGACCCAGAATTGGACCTGG GTAAATGAGGAGGACATTGAACCAGGCTCTTATGAGTTTTCACACCTAGAGGCATTCACAGAGTATGAGGTGCAGATACGGCATGTCTTGCAAAAAAGAAATGAACTAAAAAGTGACTGGAGCCAGCCCGTTGTGTTCTGGAGCCCTGCAGCTG CTCCTGTTGGCCTGGTGGACTTCTGGTGGTACCTGGACAAAGGATTTTCTAGCCTAACAGTTCTTTGGAAG GAACTGGAACCCAAAGCAGCCAAGAGCCATAACGTAACCTACGTTGTGTCCTATCAGGAAAGAGGAGCGCATGGGAGCAGTATAAGTAGCATCATGGTATCCTGCTGTAACATCATCCTCCCCATCAGTGTGCAGTATATCTGTGTGTCGGCAGCCAATAGCATGGGCAGGTCCCAAATGGCCAACCTCAGCCTAGAGCATTCCG ATTTCCCACCACCTGAAGGGATTAAAGCTAAGGGGAGTCATGTTGATCTCCATGTTTTCTGGAAGCCCTGCAGGAGGATTCCGCAGGAGTATGTTGTGCAGTGGAGTGAAGCGGCCAACAGGAGTGCAGCCACGATACGCTGGAAACGCGTGGTCCCGACCAATCACGATGTCATACTGACTG ATGGCTTCCAGCCTCAGGTTCCTTATCTTGTTTCCGTATATGGGCTCTATCTTCACGGATACGCAGGACCAGCGTCTGCTGTGGGTTATGTTAAAGAAGGAG AGCCATCTGTGGGACCAAACATCACAGTTCAAAGTGTCTCTCCAAACCAAGTGTTGGTGCTCTGGGATGATATTCCATTACTTCAGCAGAGGGGTGTTATCACCCACTACACCATCTACACAAGGAGCAAAGAATCTCAGGTTCTGAGATCAGAGAATG TCTCTGTGGGAAGAAACTCCAGCCTCCTAAATGTCCATCCATCCACCAGCTACCAGCTCTGGATGTCCGCATCCAcgtctgaaggagagggaaggaagagctACATGGAGTTCACTAGTCAGG ATGCTGTTCTACTGCCAGTGATATTGGTCCCTTTAACTCTCATCTTTGTCATTCTCTGCATCCTGGTGTTACTTTTCCACCAGCG GATTTGGGACGTTGGCCGTTGGATTCTTCCCGAATGGTGTTGGCAGAATATCCCAGATCCAATGCATAGCAAGATAACCATCCAGTCCCAGTATAAG GATGTAGATGGATCCCAAACTGCCTTTCTGCAGCGCCTCTACCTGGGTGTGGACACCCCAGATCCACCCCTGATTTTTGTGGAGGATATCTCTGAACCTGCAACTTCTCTTTCTGGTGGTGTACATGGCAATCAGAGAGGTGAGGGGTGTGAAGGATCTCAGGCTGTCCTATGCCAGACCAAGCTCACTCCCAGTAGCACTGGACCTCAGGATGCTTCTAATGTGCCCGAGTCTTGGCCTTTGCCACCCCTTATCATTTCAGGATATGAGAAGCATTTTATGCCCTCAGCAGAGGACCTGGAGCAGTGCAGCTAA